The genomic DNA TCCTTCCCAACTGATGGAAAACTGGCTGACAGAGAAAGAGTTTCTGGATCAGATCGCCATCCACTACAAAACCGGGGAAAAAATCCCGCAAGAATTAGTACAGAAATTAATAGACGCTTCCAATTTCAACGCAGGATATGCCTGCTGCCGTCAACTGAGCTTCGGTTTCTTAGATATGGCCTGGCATACCCGAACAGAACCATTCGGCGAAGATGTTATCTCTTTCGAGAAGGAAGCCTGGAAACAGACCGTGATCGTCCCCGAAGTTCCCGGAACCTTGATGAGCAGCAGTTTCGGACACATCTTCTCCGGTGGATATTCAGCCGGCTATTACGGCTATAAATGGGCAGAGGTCCTGGATGCCGATGCTTTCTCGGTCTTCAAAGAGACGGGAATCTTCAACCGGGAAACAGCCCGTTCTTTCCGTAAAAACATCCTATCGAAAGGCGGAACCGAAGATCCGGATATCCTGTACAAACGTTTCCGGGGAAAAGATGCGGAAATCGGTGCCCTGTTGAAAAGAAACGGAATAGAACCAGGCGGACCATCCGCATCCGTCCAGAGCCGGATGCAAGTCTGATTTGTTTTCGAGGTTGCCTTCTATGGTATTTTTATGATACACGCTTGAACAAAAAAACTTCGAACCTATTCCATTTATCCCAAATATATGTACCTTTGCCTACTATTTATATAATTAAGGTATATAAAATCAGAAGACGATGTGCGATAAGAAGGAAAAGCAACTCGAATTGGATAAGCGCTATCTCAGAATGGCGGCCGTATGGGCGGAAAATTCGTATTGCAAGAGACGCCAGGTTGGGGCACTGATAGTAAAAGACCAAATGATTATTTCTGACGGATATAACGGTACGCCATCCGGTTTCGAGAATGTTTGTGAAGATGAACACAATGTCACCAAACCTTACGTTCTGCATGCGGAAGCCAATGCCATTACGAAAGTGGCCGCTTCGTCCAACAGCAGCAAAGGTGCAACGATCTACGTCACCTCTGCCCCTTGCATCGAATGTGCCAAGCTCATCATCCAGTCTGGGATCAAGCGGGTGGTATACTCTGAAAAATATAGGGTGGAAGATGGTTGCAACCTATTACGTCGCGCTGGTGTTATTATAGATTATATAGAAATAAACGACTAAAGATACGTTTTATGGACAAGAACAAAAGGCTGGCTGTATGGTTGCCTGTGATTATAGCATTAAGTATTGCTCTCGGGATATTTGTAGGGAATCATTACCTCAGACTGACACAAGGAAAGAGGCATATTTATTCCAGTGGAAATAAAATCAATGCCATCCTCGACATTATCGACGAACAGTATGTCGATACAGTCGATATGAAACAATTAGTGGAAGATGCCATTCCTAAGGTCTTCAGCGAACTGGACCCGCATTCCGTGTATATACCGGCAAAGGACGCCCAACGGGCAAATGAAGACCTGGAAGGATCGTTCAGCGGCATCGGGGTTTCATTCAATATGCAGACCGATACCATTCTGGTTATCAACGTCATTCCGGGGGGACCTTCAGAGAAGGCCGGCTTGAAGCCCTTCGACCGTATCATCACGATCAACGACTCCCTGTATGCCGGCAACAAAAGTGACCAGGAAGTCATCATGAAGACTCTGCGTGGTGCGAAGAACAGTACGGTCAAGTTAGGCATAAAACGTAAAAACGAACCGGAACTGTTGTATTTCGACGTGACGCGCGGCGATGTCCCCGTCAGTTCGGTCGACGTGTCTTACGAGGTAAGCAAAGGAATCGGCTACATCAAAGTAAGCAAATTCGGCCGTACCACTTATAATGAATTTATCACGGCAATCGCCAAGCTGAAACAGGCAGGTTGTACCTCATTCGTGATCGACCTTCGCGGTAACACGGGCGGTTATATGGATGCCGCCATCAATATGGTAAACGAATTCATGCCGGAAGGCCGCCTGATCGTATACACGGAAGGAAAAGCATTCCCGCGCAACGATGTCTATACGAACGGCACAGGTACTTGCCAGGATGCTCCGATTGTAGTCTTGACAGACGAGTTCTCGGCTTCCGCCAGTGAAATCTTCTCCGGAGCTATCCAAGACAATGACCGCGGGCTGATTATCGGCCGCCGTACTTTCGGAAAAGGCTTGGTCCAGTCGCCGATCCAGTTAAGCGACGGTTCGGAAATCCGCCTGACGATCGCACGCTATTACACGCCGTCTGGACGTTGTATCCAGAAAAAGTACGAACTGGGTAAAGACAGCGAATACGAACAGGACATCTACCAGCGTTTCATGCACGGTGAATTTGATTCTGCCGACAGCATCAAGCTGAACAACAGCGAAAAATACGAAACCGTGATGGGACGCCCCGTTTACGGCGGCGGCGGTATCATGCCGGATATCTTCATCCCGCGTGACACAAGCGGTGTGACTTCCTATTTCTCCAACGTAGTCAATTCCGGTATGTTGAACCTATATGCACTCGAATACTCGGATCGCAATTACGACAAGTTGGCTTCTTTCAAGACCTATCAGGACTTACACAAATACCTGCAACAACAACCACTGCTTTCCGATTTCACCAATTATGCCGCAGCAAAAGGGATCAAGAAACGTCCGCACCTGATCAACATATCAGGCAAACTGATCGAGAAACAGATCCAGGCCTACATCGTCCGTAACTTCTTCGACGAAGCCGGCTTCTATCCAATATTCCAGAACGATGACATCACGCTGAAACGCGCCGTCAAAGTCCTGAACGAAGGCAAATCATTCCCGACACTGGAGAACAAAAACAATACGCCCAATGGAATTGCGCAAAGCCAAACAAACACTTCGAGAGGATATGGCTTCCTTAAAGAGATCATATACGAAGACTACATTGCTGGATCTCTCTGCTAAGATAATGGACCGGCTGGAAGAGACAGACCTCTTCCAGCAAGCTTCGTGCATTGCACTATACCATGCCATCCCCGGCGAAGTGCAGACTGCCGGACTGATCGAAAAATGGTACCGGAAAAAGAGATTATTGCTCCCTCTTATAAAAGGGAATGATCTTCAATTGCTCTTGTATGCAGGAAAAGAATCACTCAAAACGGGTGTTTTCGGGATATTGGAACCAAGTGAAGATTGTGAAGCCGTACCGGAAAGCGAAATAGACCTGATCATTGTTCCGGGTGTCGCTTTCGACCGCCAGCATAACCGCCTCGGACGGGGAAAAGGATTTTATGACCGACTGCTTTCGACACTGGATGTTCCTAAAATCGGAATCTGCTATGACTTCCAGTTAAAGGATCAGATTCCGGCCGAGCCGTTCGACCGGAAAATGGACTTGATTATAACTGAAAAAGAAATATTGTGATTCAGATCTTATCCGTTTGCAACAGCTCCATGACCTTAGCATCCGCCTTGGCTCTTATCTCAGGTGTGATGCTATCCTTCACGATTTTCAGGACAAGTCCCATCACAGCTACATCGTCAGTAAAGCCGATCACCGGAAGAAGACCTTCCGGTATCAGGTCGAACGGCAGAATAAAATAGCCTAAAGCACCTATGATATAAGCCTTATGTTGTAACGGAACATCTTTATCGTGCAGCAGATAATAAAGCTGGAAGACAGGACGTATCACCGTCGCACCGACTTTCTTTGCAACCCGTTGTACTTTTTGCCAGAATTTATTTTCAGAATAGTATGTGCCATACTTTTCCACTTCATAAACCTCTTCAAACGGAACTTCTTCTATCTTTTTTGCATCCATAATGATTCAACTCTTTTATCTGATAACTATATCTTGTATAACTTCCGAACCGGCATAATCGTTCAAGCTCTTCACCAGACGTTCCCGGCACAACACCAATTCACTTCTCAAGACGGAAGAAGTGAGGGAAACATACAGCACTTTGTCTTTTACATATATATTACGAGTGTACTGAGCGACCATCGGCCCCAGTATCTCGCCCCAGGCCCGCATGACACGGATTTCCAGTATCTTCCCCCTCAACTCAGCATTATCCTCGAAAAACTCCCGGATCGCATCGCCCAACGTCTGTGCATTCCGGTGCATCATTCCGCTTCCTCCATCGGTTGCACTTCACCCTGTTCGACCCTGAACAGAGCGTAGCCGTGATTGATCGATTGCAGGATGGCGTCCAAATATTTCCGGTTCGTATCAGTAATGAAAATCTGCCCAAACTGGTCGCCGCTCACCAGCTTGACGATCTGCTCCACCCGGTCGGCATCCAGCTTGTCGAAAATATCGTCCAACAGAAGGATCGGACGCGCTTGCCCCCTGCAGGAAAGAAACACATACTGAGCCAGCTTGAGGGCAATCAGATACGTCTTGTTCTGCCCTTGCGAACCGACACGGCGGATCAGGTGGCCGTTCAACGTCATCTCCAGTTCATCCTTGTGAATGCCGGTCGAGGTATAACCGAGTATGCGGTCACGTTCCCGATTGGCAGCCAGCATATCCGCCAGGCTCCCCTTCTCCAACTGGGAGATATACCGCAAACCGACCTGTTCGGTCGAACGGCAGATCGTCTGGTAATATTCGTTGAAGATCGGGATAAAATCATTCACCAACATCTGCCGCTTCTCGTACACCATCCGGCCGTACATGTCCAGCTGCATTTCCAGCACTTCATAAAGGGAAGCGTCGATACACTGGTCCTTCAACAGCGAATTCCGCTGAAGCAAGGCTTTATTATATTGTATCAACGCATGCAGATAAGGCTTGTCCTGCTGCGAAATAATCACATCGAGAAAGCGGCGACGTTCTTCGCTCCCGCCTTGTATCAGTTCCGAATCGGCTGGCGAAACCATCACTAATGGCAACAGACCGATATGCTCCGACAGTTTGTCGTACTCTTTTTTATTCCGCTTGAACTGTTTCCGTTGCCGGCGACGGATAGCACAAAAGATCTCCTCTTCACGCCCCTCATAGTCATAGTTACCTTGCAACACGCACATATCCTGACCATTGTTGATCAGCTGGGAATCGGGCGTATTGATATGGCTTTTGCAAAAAGAGAGATAATGAACGGCATCCAACAGATTGGTCTTTCCCATTCCGTTATTCCCGAAAAAACAATTTATTTCGGGAGAGAAAGAAACTTCTGCCTGGAGAATGTTTTTATAATTGAGTATAGAAAGCTTTTTAAGTATCATCCACGCTATATTAGTTGCACAAAATTAAAAAATATACTTCTAAGTATAGATTTTCTCAGTAAAAAAAACTACTTTTGCGACTTGAATTGCCACAGGCATAAAACAGTGATAAAATAATAACAACTATAAAACATTATGGCTACTAAGGAAAAAGACACCAACAAAGAGTTAGAGGTCGAAGAAATTGTTTCGAGATCGGAGCAGTTCATTGAAAACAATTCAAAGAAAATCATTTATGGTATTATAGCACTCGCTCTCGTTGTTGGAGCTGTTTTGGGTATCAAGCACGGATATTTGATTCCGCAGGAGAAAAAAGCCGCAGCAGCTATGTTCAAAGGCGAACAATATTTTGCAAAAGACTCTTTCAACCTGGCACTGAACGGAAACGGTGCGGATTATGAAGGATTCGAAGCTATCATCGACCAATACGGAAGCACATCGGCCGGTAACTTGGCAAAGGCTTATGCCGGTATCTGCTATTTCAAGATGGGCGACAATGAAAAAGCATTGGATCTGCTGAAATCTTTCAGCGGCAGCGACGACATGATCTCGCCGGCTATCACGGGCCTGATCGGTGACTGCTATGTAAATATGGGCAACGTAAAAGAAGGTATCAGCTATTTCGAAAAAGCAGCCAAGCAGGCAAGCAACGAAGTGATCAGCCCGACTTACCTGAAGAAAGCCGGTATCGCTTATGAAAGCCTGAAACAATATGGTGATGCTGTTAAGGCATACACGACGATTAAGGAAAAATACTTCAATTCAATGGAAGCTTCCGATATCGACAAATATATCACCCGTGCTTCGGCATTGAACAAATAACGTATACACATTATTATAATCATATAAGAGGATGTCTCGTCAAACAAGGCATCCTCTTCTTTTAAGAACAAAAAATATGGCAACAGCTTATCAGAATTTATCGGAGTACGACTTTAACAGTGTTCCTGACGGATCGGAAGTGACTGTCGGAATCGTCGTAGCGGAATGGAACAAGCACATCACCGAAAAGCTATTGGAAGGCGCCTGCAACACATTGGAAAAACATGGCGTCAAAGCCGAAAACATATTTGTAAAACGAGTACCAGGCAGTTTCGAACTGACTTTTGGCGCAAAAAAAATGGCTGAAACAAAAGAAGTGGATGCCGTTATCGTTTTGGGCTGCGTCGTAAGAGGCGATACTCCTCATTTCGATTATGTCTGTTCAGGCGTTACGCAGGGCATTACAGAATTAAATCTTATGTACGATATTCCGTTCATTTTCGGCTTGTTAACGACAGACACTATGCAACAGTCCGAAGACCGTGCAGGTGGCAAGTACGGAAACAAAGGAGATGAAGCGGCAGTAACCGCTCTTAAAATGGTAAATTTTTCTGCCTAAACGCTTGCAGGTTTCAAAAATAATCGTACCTTTGCACTGCAATTGAAAATAACGGGGGCAGTTACCAGAGTGGCCAAATGGGGCTGACTGTAACTCAGCTGGCTTTCGCCTTCGGTGGTTCGAATCCATCACTGCCCACAAATTAATTGCGGAAGTAGCTCAGTTGATAGAGCATTAGCCTTCCAAGCTGAGGGTCGCGGGTTTGAGCCCCGTCTTCCGCTCTCAAGAAGAGGAAAATCGAAAGGTTTTCCTCTTTTTTTATTTGGCAGTCTGCATTTATTTACATTCCTTTGGAAGGATCCATCCATCATCTATTGGGGCGATATCCGAAAAAGAAAAGAAACTATATGCCGTAGACGGAGACACTGAAGATGCCATATATGTATATGACTTGCCCACCCCTTGATTGGTTTCATCTTTCATTTTCTAAAGATATTGAAGTAAAAACACTCCTTTCTTCAATGAATATCACTACTTTTGTCATTGTGTTTACTAACTACAAAAACAAGGATATATGAAAAAGATGAAATGGCTGTATGTACTACTGGCCACATTCCTGCTGACAAGTTGCGGAACGCTCATGCAACCCTATCAAATGGATAGTAAGATGAAAGACATCGAATTAGGCATGACCAAAAAGAAAGTGATCTCCATATTGGGAAAAGATTTCGAATCGGCAGGTGCCCGCATGACCTCCGAAGGTTCGATCGAAACCATCAGCTACAAGACGGCTTCCATGACTGAAAATACGGAAGGGTATTACCTGTTAAGTTTCAAAGACGGAAAATTGGTTGAGTGGTTTAAGGAAAAATATCCGGTACACAACCACCAGCACTAATTGTCGCAAACGACAATGTACAAATAAGGCAGATGCCTCCGGGCATCTGCCTTATCTCTTTTACGGTTATAAACCTTTTTCGATACATGTACCCGGTTGAAACTGACCGGATGACCGTGATTCTCAATCTCTGCTTCCCTACTTCCTTTTCGGTTCGCTTTGATGTAATCCATAAATGAATCTTTTTTCTTTGTTTTCATACGAATAATATTTAACGTGACAAAGGTACGGATAATATCTGAAGTTGGTTCAGTCTTTCCTGAAATGTACGGAAATACATAAAAAGCCCCGACACTATCGCCTGTTCTCATGGAGCAACTGATCCGTAACATACCGTAAACTATCTCAAAAGTCATAGTAAACTAATTCAAGACATACTTCATATTATTCATATGTAGTACTACCAATAGACGATACGTAGTACCACATATCGTCTATTGGTAGTACTACGTATCGTCTATAAATAGTAACTACCAACAGATACTTTACGATATGTTATCATTTAGTTTCTGGGGTGTTTTGACTTAGTTGATGGCATGAAACGGCTTAGTCTACCGGTTACCTGAGGATTGGTTTTAGGCGGTGTCGGTAAGATATCGTAACCAGTTCTTCTGCTTGAAAAGCCTGATTAAGGCTTTTGCTCCGGATAAGTACGTTTAGGATTCTTTGGAAACCAGCCTTTCAAGACGCGCTCTTCCTGCTCGAAAACTTCCTTTATCGTCCAGAAAGAGGAAAAGGCAAAGACGCCGCAGATAGCCGAGACGAAAACGCTTTCAACCAGCAGGGAAGCGACAGTTCCCGCTATTCCCAAAACAAGAAAGATCCACCAGCATTTCGTGCCCCAATAATATTCCGCTTTCACCACAACCGGATGAAAAAGCCCAATAATCAAAAAGGTAGCAATACCTATCAACAATCCATCAAAGTTAATCATGTCCATATTTGTTTACGATTTAAGACAGGCCTATCTGCCTGTAACGACAAAGATACGAAGAAATATGTATCGTTCATGATAAATTATTTCTATCCACTTATCGATAATTCTATCAAACAAAACAAAAAAAGAGGCATCCTTGTTGCAGGAAACCTCTTCATTATATCGAAAATCCGTTTTCTATTAGTTAGCCGGAGCTTCTTCTTCAGAAGAAGAAACGGGAGCTGTCGCAGGTTGCTGGGCAGTGCCAAAGTCAGGAGCAACCGTATTCGGATCGATTGTTACGGCATTATTTATCTGTTCTTTGATTTCAGACTGATTCGCGTGCTGAGCTCTCGGAATAAAAGCAGTAATCACAATACTTAAAACAACAACAGTGCCGGCAAGAGTCCAGGTTGCTTTTTCAAGAAAGTCTGTGGTTTTGCGTACCCCCATAATTTGGTTGGAAGAAGAGAATCCTGAAGCCAGACCTCCACCTTTCGAGTTCTGAATCAATACAATCAAGATCAATAGTATAGATGCGATCAGGATTAAGATAGAAATAAATACGTACATCTTTGTTTTATTTTTTAGTGTTAATAATCAACTTTTCCAGAAATCTGATTTGGTCTGCAAAGTAAACATTTTTTTCTGGATATTTCAAGTTTAAGTTTTTAATTATTTGCAATGCCTTCTCATATCGCTTCTGTTTTACATAAATATGAGCTAATGTTTCCGTAAAATAGGAGTCATCCAGCGGTTTATGCTGGTTCTCCTCCAACTCCGCCAGATTTCCGGGAACAGGTGCTCCGGTTGTCTCCATATCCAGGTTCAGACCACTGCCGGGAGTCCGCTGTTCTTCATTTTTTATAAAAGAATCGATCAGATCGTGATGTTGCAAACGGACTTCTTCTTCCTCTTCTTTTTCCTCCACCTGCCCGTTTTCCTTCGTCAATGACCAATAGATGTAATCCGACGAAACGGACGGCTGGAACAGAAGAGACGCATCCGTCTTCGGTTCTTCCTCCTCACGATTGGACAGGAAAGCATCGATCAGTGAAAAAGCATCTTCACGGGTTGGATTTTCCTCTTTCGCTGACTGGAGCTGCAAACCGAACCGTTCACCTTCTATCAGGGTGAACAACTTCCTACGGTCAGGGACATAGATTGCCATCTTCTTCAATTCTGCGCCAAAACGTATATCGTTCAAGACCGCCAGGTTCTTCAGGTAAAGCATCCGGGCAATCTGGAAATATGGGAATTCATCGACGATCTGCTTTAACTGCTGAAGTGTATCCTCAGTCAGCAGGGCCGGGCTCTCCATTAGTCGATATAGATCAGCAGCTTTCATTTTTACCAGTTGGCAACCGTTGCATTATAAATTTGATCGACAAGCTCGTCAATAATCTCTTCCGATAACTGGTCCTGTACCTGTTGCAACATCTGAGTCGCATCGAATTCACGGTATGCCGAAAAGCTCTGCTCAAAATCCTCATCCGGATTCACCCGGTTGGCATAACGAACCCGAACCGTAATCGTCAACTTGGTCTGTGAGGCATAAGCATCTTCTTTTACAGCCATAGGAGTCAGGTCATAGCCCGTAATTTCACCCTCCAGGTCCAAGTCGCCGTTGCTCCCCACCAACTGCAGACGGGTCTGACGGATATAAATATCCTTCAATGCTTCCGTAAACTTTTGCGAAAGGGGCGGATAGACTAACGGAGCCTGGTTCGGGAAATCCTTGATCGTGATCGTCTTGACCTTCGTATAATCAATAGAAGCTCCATTAAACTTATAGGAGATCGAACAAGCCGTCACAATCAGCCCGATCAGGCAGAAAAGCCATATCTTATTAATCTTCAACATCTTTTATTCCAGATTATATTCTTTTATTTTTCTGTAAAGTGTCCGTTCCGATATCTTCAGGTCGGCAGCGGCATTCTTACGGCGACCGTTATGTTTCTCCAAGGCCTTTCGGATCATCTCTTTCTCGACTTCTTCCAGCGACAGGCTCTCCTCCTCTTCCACTGCTTCGGCTTCCTGAATAGAAGGAACCGGATGGACGGTATGGATCGGATGGGGATAAGCCGCCGGCTCTTCCGGCATCTCGATTGGCATCTTGCCTCCCATGATGTCGTGTACCAGCTTCTTAAGTTCGTTGACATCTTTCTTCATGTCAAACAGCACTTGATATAGAATCTCCCGTTCGCTGTTGAATATCTTCTGATCGGAATCCTGTTTGACTAGGACCGGATATTTCTCGATATTCAGATCGGGTAGATACAAGCGAAGCACTGAAGCGGTGATATCCCGGTTTTCCTCGATAACAGAAATACGCTCCGTTATGTTTTTCAGTTCCCGGACATTCCCCGGCCAACGGTAGGAAAGCATCAACTGGCGGGCTTCCTCATCCAAACGGATCGGCGGCATCCGGTACTTCTCCGCGCAATCGCTGGCAAATTTCCGGAAAAGCAAGATGATATCCTCACCGCGCTCACGTAAAGGAGGAACCTGGATAGGCACCGTGCTCAGACGGTAAAACAAATCTTCACGGAATTTTCCTTCCGCTACAGCTTGCGTCAGATTGACGTTTGTCGCCGCGACGATACGGACATTCGTCTTTTGGACTTTGGATGAACCGACACGGATAAACTCTCCCGTCTCCAAAACACGCAACAAACGTGCCTGCGTAGGAGTGGGCAGCTCTCCTACTTCATCCAGGAAGATCGTCCCGCCATCCGCAACCTCGAAATAGCCTTTACGGTCAGACAACGCTCCTGTAAAAGAACCTTTTTCGTGTCCGAACAATTCCGAGTCAATCGTACCTTCAGGAATGGCACCACAGTTCACCGCTATGTATTGCCCATGTTTACGCGGGCTGTTCTGATGTATAATCTGAGGAAAAGTTTCTTTACCGACACCACTTTCACCGGTAATCAGCACAGACAAATCTGTCGGAGCGACCTGTAGGGCAACATCGATAGCCCGGTTCAGCCCGGCATTATTACCGATAATTCCAAAACGCTGTTTTATCTGCTGCACGTCAACCTTTATCATATTTCTTCTACTATCTGTAATTATTTCAGTTTTATCTGCCAAAATTACAAATCTTAATCCAATTAACCGAAATCCGAAGGCGGTTTCTATACAGGTTTGTTATTTTTTAGCAGCGTACGTACGTTGATATAAAAACTCGGCCAGGTCTTTGTCGTCGGCAATATTTTGGATTTCTTCTGGAGAAACAGGCTCACCGATATAAACATCGACCGTACGCCCGCGCTTGTTAAAGGCCTCGGCTGGTATGCGCAACGTACGGATACGCCAGTCAATCCGGCCCAGCCAATAGAAAAAGCGGGAATTCAGGAAATCGAAATAAACAGGATATACAGGCACTTTCGCTTTCCGGATCAGACGAATCACACTGTGCGTCCAAGGCAAATCCTGTATTTTCTTCGTCTTCTTATTATACATCGAGATCCCCCCGGCAGGGAAAAAACCCATCGGATGCCCCTCTTTCAGTTGTTGCAGGGATATACGGACCCCGTTTATATTCTTCAGATTAGCCCCCTGGTTATTGGAGTCTGGCTTGACGGACACGAAATTATCTCCCATGGCCCCGATTTTGGTCAATACGCCGTTTACCATTACTTTGAAATCCGGACGGCGTGAAGCGAATATATCGATCAACATAATCCCGTCTATCGATCCGATAGGATGGTTCGAAACTGTAGCGAAAGCGCCTTCGGGCAGATGATCCAGCACCTCGGCGTTATGTAGATCATATTTAATATCGATCAACGGGTCGTTCAGCAAGGCTGTTGTGAACTCCGCTCCCCGCAAATGGCAGTTATGGGCATGAGCCTTGTTTACCTTATCGATACTCAACCATTTGATCAGCACTTTCCCCAGAAAAGAGCCGAAACGACTTTTAAAGAACGGGGCAGCTTCCTGTAAATCATGTATGTCTACAACGCTCTCTTTCATAAATTCTTATTTATAGAATGTTGCACACATCTGTTCATGCTTTCTCATGGCGAGCAACAAAACGATGTTCAATACGATTATCTCATACAAGAAATAAACCCAAACCTCACCGACCAGAACCACGACGAACATCACGATCGTACGTCCGTTAAAAGTCAAAAGGTCTACCATGTGCATCAGTTCCTTGCTTTGTTTGCGGAAACGGATACGGATATCTTCCGGAATATCATCTCCATACCGTGCATGCAAGCTGCGAAGCATACCCTGCAAGGACGGAGTAGCTTTCACCTGCAAAAGCGTATAGCCACGATAGAGGAAATAGAAAAATTTATTGATACCATATTTCATTTCCTTATGGCGGGCACGTACCTGTTCCAGCGACTGGAACTCCGCACCTTTATCCTTGCTGATGAAATACAAATGAAGTGTCTTGTAATAGTCCGTGATATTCGCCTGTACCAAATGTGACAAACCGGAAAGAACCGCCAAGGCAAAGAACCAGTCCGTTCCGTAATCATGAGACAGACGAAGGGCGAAACCGACATAAATACACGTAAACCAGATATCCCCGGCAAAACCATCCAAGATACGACCGATCGCCGATTTGATTCCCGTCAGGCGGGCCAACTGCCCGTCCACGCAGTCTAGGATATTTGCACATACCAGCAACAGGATACCGCAAACATTGTAAATCAGATCATCATGATAAAAAAAGAAACCGACTGCCGCCCCTACAAAAATAGAGACAACAGTCACCATATTAGGCGTAATACCTGTACCCCTTAACATACGGGCAATACGAAAACCGATAGGACGATAAAAAATCCGGTCAATCTTATTTTCTGTTTCTATCGACTTCAACGAAGCCTCGTACTCTTTATCCAAGTCGCTCATTTATCTTCTATTTATACGAATAACCGCCATCGACGACGATCACTTCGCCATTAAAATAACTATTTTCTACTAACATTCTATAAACTTCCGCCAGTTCCTCCGGATCACAGAAACGCCCTAATGAAACCTTGTTCTCTATATTACGACGTATTTCAGCGGGTTTCGTTTTCTGCCATTCGGTATCCACAAAACCGGGAGCCACAGCATTCACACGCAACTCATACGGAACCAGGAACTTCACCATATTCTTCACCAACGCATGCACGGCACTCTTCGTCACGCCATACACCAGTGAAACCGAATGGGGCTGTATCCCCATCAGAGAACCGGTAAAGACAATGCTTCCTCCCTTATTAATCAAACCGACAATGCGTTGCAACAGGAAGACAGGGAAATGCACATTGGCAAAAAACACCCGTTCCCATTCTACTATATCCAAATCCTCAAACGAGTCACGACAGGTCAGGCCGGCATTAAAGATCACCGCATCCAAGCGCATAGAGCACCCGGTTAGAAATGATTCTATCTTTTTGATTGATTTCCGATCGGAAATATCGGCCTGAAGCGTAAGAACCTCCACTTTGTATTGCTGCAGCAAACCGTCTGCCACCCGAAGAGCCTCTTCTTTATCCGAA from Parabacteroides merdae ATCC 43184 includes the following:
- a CDS encoding sigma-54 interaction domain-containing protein, which translates into the protein MIKVDVQQIKQRFGIIGNNAGLNRAIDVALQVAPTDLSVLITGESGVGKETFPQIIHQNSPRKHGQYIAVNCGAIPEGTIDSELFGHEKGSFTGALSDRKGYFEVADGGTIFLDEVGELPTPTQARLLRVLETGEFIRVGSSKVQKTNVRIVAATNVNLTQAVAEGKFREDLFYRLSTVPIQVPPLRERGEDIILLFRKFASDCAEKYRMPPIRLDEEARQLMLSYRWPGNVRELKNITERISVIEENRDITASVLRLYLPDLNIEKYPVLVKQDSDQKIFNSEREILYQVLFDMKKDVNELKKLVHDIMGGKMPIEMPEEPAAYPHPIHTVHPVPSIQEAEAVEEEESLSLEEVEKEMIRKALEKHNGRRKNAAADLKISERTLYRKIKEYNLE
- the ribH gene encoding 6,7-dimethyl-8-ribityllumazine synthase; its protein translation is MATAYQNLSEYDFNSVPDGSEVTVGIVVAEWNKHITEKLLEGACNTLEKHGVKAENIFVKRVPGSFELTFGAKKMAETKEVDAVIVLGCVVRGDTPHFDYVCSGVTQGITELNLMYDIPFIFGLLTTDTMQQSEDRAGGKYGNKGDEAAVTALKMVNFSA
- a CDS encoding LptE family protein — its product is MLKINKIWLFCLIGLIVTACSISYKFNGASIDYTKVKTITIKDFPNQAPLVYPPLSQKFTEALKDIYIRQTRLQLVGSNGDLDLEGEITGYDLTPMAVKEDAYASQTKLTITVRVRYANRVNPDEDFEQSFSAYREFDATQMLQQVQDQLSEEIIDELVDQIYNATVANW
- a CDS encoding lysophospholipid acyltransferase family protein, encoding MKESVVDIHDLQEAAPFFKSRFGSFLGKVLIKWLSIDKVNKAHAHNCHLRGAEFTTALLNDPLIDIKYDLHNAEVLDHLPEGAFATVSNHPIGSIDGIMLIDIFASRRPDFKVMVNGVLTKIGAMGDNFVSVKPDSNNQGANLKNINGVRISLQQLKEGHPMGFFPAGGISMYNKKTKKIQDLPWTHSVIRLIRKAKVPVYPVYFDFLNSRFFYWLGRIDWRIRTLRIPAEAFNKRGRTVDVYIGEPVSPEEIQNIADDKDLAEFLYQRTYAAKK
- a CDS encoding DUF4491 family protein, with the translated sequence MDMINFDGLLIGIATFLIIGLFHPVVVKAEYYWGTKCWWIFLVLGIAGTVASLLVESVFVSAICGVFAFSSFWTIKEVFEQEERVLKGWFPKNPKRTYPEQKP
- the secG gene encoding preprotein translocase subunit SecG, whose protein sequence is MYVFISILILIASILLILIVLIQNSKGGGLASGFSSSNQIMGVRKTTDFLEKATWTLAGTVVVLSIVITAFIPRAQHANQSEIKEQINNAVTIDPNTVAPDFGTAQQPATAPVSSSEEEAPAN
- a CDS encoding CDP-alcohol phosphatidyltransferase family protein yields the protein MSDLDKEYEASLKSIETENKIDRIFYRPIGFRIARMLRGTGITPNMVTVVSIFVGAAVGFFFYHDDLIYNVCGILLLVCANILDCVDGQLARLTGIKSAIGRILDGFAGDIWFTCIYVGFALRLSHDYGTDWFFALAVLSGLSHLVQANITDYYKTLHLYFISKDKGAEFQSLEQVRARHKEMKYGINKFFYFLYRGYTLLQVKATPSLQGMLRSLHARYGDDIPEDIRIRFRKQSKELMHMVDLLTFNGRTIVMFVVVLVGEVWVYFLYEIIVLNIVLLLAMRKHEQMCATFYK
- a CDS encoding SDR family NAD(P)-dependent oxidoreductase, translating into MEKRVLITGGTKGIGRAVAECLAKAGYSLILTYASDKEEALRVADGLLQQYKVEVLTLQADISDRKSIKKIESFLTGCSMRLDAVIFNAGLTCRDSFEDLDIVEWERVFFANVHFPVFLLQRIVGLINKGGSIVFTGSLMGIQPHSVSLVYGVTKSAVHALVKNMVKFLVPYELRVNAVAPGFVDTEWQKTKPAEIRRNIENKVSLGRFCDPEELAEVYRMLVENSYFNGEVIVVDGGYSYK